The Buchnera aphidicola (Brevicoryne brassicae) DNA window TATTTTAAAAGATAAAATTTTTTTTATATCATGAGGACTTATCTTAGATGAAATTAATTCATTCAATAAAGTATTTCTAGAATTACCAAAAGCTAATGCTTGTGTTTGAGCAAAAAAATTAGAAATTAATTTTAAATGATGGTTAGCAATATTATTATGTGAAAAAACTGGAGCAATGAAGTCACAAGGAATTAATTTGGTACCTTGATGTATTAATTGATAGAATGCATGCTGACCATTAGTTCCAGGTTCTCCCCAAATAATAGGACCAGTTTGATAAGATATTTTATCTCCTTTTCTATTAACTGATTTACCATTAGATTCCATATTAGATTGTTGAAAATAAGCAGAAAAACGATGCATATACTGATCATATGGCAATATAGCTTCTGTTTCAGAACCAAAAAAATTACCATACCAAATACTTATTAAAGCTAATAATATTGGAATATTTTTATTATTATCCGTATTGTAAAAATGATTATCCATAGCATGAGCGCCGTCTAAAAATTTTGTAAAATTATCAAATCCAATTGATAACATAATTGATAATCCTACTGAAGACCACAGTGAAAAACGTCCTCCAACCCAATCCCAAAATTTAAAAATATTATTAATATTAATTCCAAAATCTAAAGCATTTTTTACATTAGCTGATAAAGCAAAAAAATGTTTGTTTAAAATATTTGTATTTTTTGAAAAATTTAAAAACCATTTTTTTACACTAAGAGCATTTGTTATGGTTTCATCTGTTGTAAAAGTTTTAGAAGCTATTAAAAAAATTGTTTTTTCAGGATTTATTTTTTTTAAAACTTCCGTAATATGTGTTCCATCTATATTCGAAACAAAATGCATATTTAAATGATTTTTATATGGACGTAATGCTTCGGTAACCATGTATGGCCCTAAATCAGATCCACCTATACCAATATTGACAACATCAGAAATCGTTTTACCAGTATAACCTTTCCATGTTCCATTAATAAC harbors:
- the pgi gene encoding glucose-6-phosphate isomerase, whose product is MKNINFNETKSYQDLSDHFKKIKHVHLKDLFLRDPNRFKKFSISFENEILIDFSKNRINDDTLMYLLSLAKETDVKLAIQLMFSGAKINQTENRSVLHVALRNRTNNPIIINNCNIMLEINTVLEKMKNFSNLVINGTWKGYTGKTISDVVNIGIGGSDLGPYMVTEALRPYKNHLNMHFVSNIDGTHITEVLKKINPEKTIFLIASKTFTTDETITNALSVKKWFLNFSKNTNILNKHFFALSANVKNALDFGININNIFKFWDWVGGRFSLWSSVGLSIMLSIGFDNFTKFLDGAHAMDNHFYNTDNNKNIPILLALISIWYGNFFGSETEAILPYDQYMHRFSAYFQQSNMESNGKSVNRKGDKISYQTGPIIWGEPGTNGQHAFYQLIHQGTKLIPCDFIAPVFSHNNIANHHLKLISNFFAQTQALAFGNSRNTLLNELISSKISPHDIKKILSFKICQGNQPTNSILVRKINPYNLGALIALYEHKIFIQGYILNIFSFDQWGVEIGKKLSQDIYNYLNNNITQKCYDSSTEGLIDFYKSFTK